A genomic window from Armatimonadota bacterium includes:
- a CDS encoding reverse transcriptase-like protein, producing the protein MRPLEVFASAAFRDGKAGIGVVIRSAGQPVRMTRRTVRAGSRAEGAYRALLHGVWKARGTGARRIRVFCDEPAVVDQIAGRAEVPGELVGLYLQTRALLNAYRWSSVEHLPRERNTEAALAAMEALDQEVLEPSFELDDLDSLPLFSTSRTQ; encoded by the coding sequence GTGAGGCCGCTGGAGGTGTTCGCGAGCGCGGCGTTCCGCGACGGCAAGGCCGGGATCGGGGTCGTGATCCGCTCCGCGGGGCAGCCTGTGCGCATGACGCGCCGCACTGTCCGTGCGGGATCCCGCGCCGAGGGGGCGTATCGGGCGTTGCTTCATGGGGTATGGAAGGCGCGCGGGACGGGGGCGCGGCGGATCCGCGTCTTCTGCGACGAGCCCGCCGTGGTCGATCAGATCGCCGGCCGCGCGGAGGTCCCGGGCGAGCTGGTCGGCCTGTACCTGCAGACGCGCGCGCTCCTCAACGCCTACCGGTGGAGCTCGGTCGAGCATCTCCCCCGCGAGCGCAACACGGAGGCGGCCCTGGCCGCCATGGAGGCGCTCGACCAGGAGGTCCTCGAGCCCTCCTTTGAACTGGACGACCTCGACTCCCTCCCCCTGTTCTCAACCTCCCGCACCCAATAG
- the lexA gene encoding transcriptional repressor LexA codes for MAAPLTDRQRQVLEHIAASIRRSGIVPSVREIGSALGMRSPSTVHQHLTALERKGYIRRAGDRMRVLEVLDRRMVPGGGDVAHLPLVGRISAGLPVLAEENVEEMIPVPRRMVGWQDDNCFLLTVRGDSMINAGIYDGDLVIVRSQPTARAGEIVVALLGEEATVKRLRYDGPQPYLMPENPRYGPIGGEFEIIGVVVGLLRRYAGGQA; via the coding sequence ATGGCCGCACCACTTACCGACCGACAGCGGCAGGTCCTCGAGCACATCGCGGCGTCCATCCGGCGCAGCGGCATCGTGCCCTCCGTCCGCGAGATCGGCAGCGCCCTGGGAATGCGCTCGCCCTCGACGGTCCACCAGCATCTGACCGCCCTCGAGCGCAAGGGCTATATCAGGCGTGCCGGCGACCGCATGCGCGTGCTGGAAGTCCTGGACCGCCGGATGGTTCCCGGCGGTGGAGACGTGGCCCACCTACCGCTGGTCGGCCGCATCTCGGCGGGGCTCCCCGTGCTGGCGGAGGAGAACGTGGAGGAGATGATCCCCGTTCCCCGCCGGATGGTGGGCTGGCAGGACGACAACTGCTTCCTGCTCACCGTGCGGGGAGACTCGATGATCAATGCCGGGATCTACGACGGCGACCTGGTGATCGTCCGCTCGCAGCCGACCGCCCGGGCCGGCGAGATCGTCGTGGCCCTGCTGGGGGAGGAGGCGACGGTCAAGCGGCTGCGCTACGACGGACCGCAACCCTACTTGATGCCCGAGAATCCGCGGTATGGGCCGATCGGCGGGGAATTCGAGATCATCGGGGTCGTGGTGGGTTTGTTGCGCCGCTACGCCGGGGGGCAGGCATGA